One window from the genome of bacterium encodes:
- a CDS encoding DUF2088 domain-containing protein → MAKSFFLKQAAWFKDSLQEFTVPDEFEIDMIAPVDAPALSRDMIKESIYHPFGPSLKNLTQGKTKIVFVVDDLGRPTPAHDIIPYVLEILSTSGVLSQDISFIVATGSHRQLSREDMARKVGATIVDSYRVTCHDAFKSPLKDLGYSRNGFPCIANKEVAEADLIIGIGCVIPHSCHGFGGGAKLFCPGIAGMESIVTMHGFTPKRGRGNIDNPKNDWDMRSASEAFVAKLPPIFLINVVMNSQREISAIFSGSIQNVFEAARIKASEVYRTEILEDQKTKYDVILINAYPLDSDPVQSAKSPWVKNMFPDTIQIHINSSADGVDYHGWKVFRRSNWFTLVVASIAEGLTFPIVPKFFNNISSWPIIRFLREHLVRLLVRISHADFDTYLSCRVAIEKSKSREASSVSGPDRNRTPWVYSEYFTDAEFKKKYSKGTLFKDWKSVVEGIKKYYPKAKIAVVTCAPVQIPVVKGSHDSTH, encoded by the coding sequence ATGGCTAAATCTTTTTTTCTAAAACAGGCAGCTTGGTTTAAAGATTCTTTACAGGAGTTCACTGTCCCGGATGAGTTTGAAATTGACATGATAGCTCCAGTTGATGCCCCGGCATTGTCGCGGGACATGATAAAAGAGTCTATTTATCATCCCTTTGGTCCTTCGCTAAAAAATTTAACCCAAGGTAAGACCAAAATTGTTTTCGTGGTTGATGATCTCGGTCGCCCGACTCCAGCGCATGATATTATTCCTTATGTTTTAGAAATTTTAAGTACCTCCGGCGTGCTTTCGCAAGATATCTCATTTATAGTAGCAACGGGATCTCATCGACAACTTTCCCGCGAGGATATGGCGCGCAAAGTCGGTGCAACTATCGTTGACTCGTACCGTGTCACATGCCACGATGCATTCAAGTCACCATTAAAAGATCTCGGATATTCGAGAAATGGCTTTCCGTGTATTGCTAATAAAGAGGTTGCTGAGGCTGATCTTATTATAGGTATCGGTTGTGTTATTCCTCATTCGTGTCACGGATTTGGCGGAGGTGCGAAGCTTTTTTGTCCGGGTATTGCAGGTATGGAATCCATTGTCACCATGCACGGGTTTACGCCCAAACGGGGGCGAGGGAATATTGATAATCCAAAGAATGATTGGGATATGCGCTCGGCGTCGGAGGCATTTGTGGCAAAACTACCCCCGATTTTTCTCATTAATGTTGTCATGAATTCACAACGCGAAATAAGCGCTATTTTTTCAGGATCTATCCAGAACGTTTTTGAAGCCGCGCGAATAAAAGCGTCTGAAGTTTATAGAACAGAAATTTTGGAAGATCAAAAAACAAAATATGATGTGATTTTGATTAATGCTTACCCACTGGACTCAGATCCGGTGCAGTCTGCTAAAAGTCCTTGGGTGAAAAACATGTTTCCAGATACAATTCAAATTCATATCAACTCGTCTGCGGATGGTGTTGATTATCATGGTTGGAAAGTATTCAGGCGAAGTAATTGGTTCACCTTGGTTGTAGCGTCTATCGCTGAGGGCCTAACATTTCCAATAGTTCCCAAATTTTTTAATAATATTTCATCTTGGCCGATCATTCGTTTCCTCCGAGAACATTTGGTCCGACTGCTTGTACGAATATCACATGCGGATTTTGACACTTATTTATCGTGTCGAGTTGCGATTGAAAAGAGTAAGTCAAGAGAAGCATCGTCAGTATCAGGCCCGGATAGAAACCGTACCCCTTGGGTTTATTCAGAGTATTTTACGGATGCCGAATTCAAAAAAAAATACAGTAAAGGTACTCTATTTAAAGATTGGAAATCTGTAGTTGAAGGCATAAAAAAGTACTATCCCAAAGCCAAAATAGCTGTAGTCACTTGCGCACCGGTTCAAATTCCTGTGGTGAAAGGATCTCATGATAGCACTCATTGA
- a CDS encoding haloacid dehalogenase-like hydrolase: IVLLSGSLRCLAEPMQRFTQAEDLICSETEIVNNRYTGEMSSLHPYGENKKTLAIRYCTDHQIAERNCRAYANEWADRFLMEAVGEAVAVDPDENLERLARIKKWKQINIYHG; encoded by the coding sequence GATTGTTTTGCTCAGTGGTTCATTGCGGTGTTTAGCTGAGCCGATGCAACGTTTTACGCAAGCCGAAGATTTGATTTGTTCGGAAACGGAAATCGTAAACAACCGATATACCGGCGAAATGAGTTCACTGCATCCGTACGGCGAAAACAAAAAGACATTAGCGATACGTTATTGTACAGATCATCAAATAGCTGAGAGAAACTGCCGGGCCTACGCCAATGAGTGGGCGGATCGTTTTCTTATGGAGGCTGTCGGAGAAGCGGTGGCCGTGGATCCGGATGAAAATTTAGAGCGACTTGCACGAATAAAAAAATGGAAACAAATTAACATATATCATGGCTAA
- a CDS encoding CDP-alcohol phosphatidyltransferase family protein, whose protein sequence is MIALIDARNTDSFSKLFDITLIERILRQVWVVGVREAYLYAPKQSVNLKGEFIKKFPMKFGAIRALDELPKDQNDVMIFDGSAIYDDRIIDALTKSENDVSIIDGLNPDTPIAVRYTNNQTWSSVTINDKKFTEVFKSSTIKDIQTMDTYVKFLRKSYIPTLRFVKAEDNLRTIENDLFEKTFKSGLEWIAIYGYKIPVREMTRLCAKTSVTPNQITAVAIFCRWASIPLLFGGWLALGLSLIVLFVVLDSLDGKLARMTFRFSEHADWIDHGSVLPTRLGWYAGLGWHYSSGVWSSQAGMLTIITLVCIVLDDLNWAVAKRIFKRTLFDITDFDAKAHLFTHRRNDMFLMLSGYLMGLGLYSFYLICGWVVVTWIWHCTRIVYLSNDSSLSKERN, encoded by the coding sequence ATGATAGCACTCATTGATGCACGTAATACTGATAGTTTCAGCAAACTTTTTGATATCACCTTGATTGAACGCATTCTTCGTCAGGTGTGGGTGGTCGGAGTTCGTGAAGCGTATCTGTACGCGCCTAAACAATCAGTAAATCTTAAAGGGGAATTTATAAAAAAATTTCCTATGAAATTTGGCGCGATTCGTGCATTAGATGAATTACCAAAAGATCAAAACGATGTTATGATTTTTGACGGTTCGGCTATTTATGATGATAGGATTATAGATGCTTTAACAAAATCTGAAAACGATGTTTCGATTATTGATGGACTTAATCCTGATACGCCCATAGCCGTTCGATACACTAATAATCAAACGTGGTCAAGTGTAACTATTAACGATAAAAAATTCACAGAAGTATTCAAAAGTTCGACCATAAAAGATATACAAACAATGGATACGTATGTCAAATTTTTACGTAAATCATACATCCCTACGTTACGTTTTGTAAAAGCAGAAGATAACCTGCGAACCATTGAGAATGATCTTTTCGAAAAAACATTTAAATCAGGTTTGGAGTGGATTGCAATATACGGGTATAAGATCCCGGTTCGCGAAATGACGAGATTATGTGCGAAAACATCCGTTACGCCGAATCAGATTACAGCCGTAGCCATATTCTGCCGATGGGCGTCTATACCTTTGTTATTTGGAGGTTGGCTTGCGCTCGGACTAAGTTTGATTGTATTATTTGTTGTTTTAGATTCTTTGGATGGCAAACTTGCCCGAATGACGTTTCGATTTAGTGAACATGCTGACTGGATTGATCATGGCTCCGTACTACCCACACGTCTTGGCTGGTATGCGGGGTTGGGATGGCACTACAGTTCTGGTGTATGGTCGTCACAAGCGGGTATGCTAACTATCATAACATTAGTTTGTATAGTTTTGGATGATCTCAATTGGGCTGTTGCCAAACGAATTTTTAAACGTACTCTTTTTGATATTACTGATTTTGATGCAAAAGCGCATTTGTTTACTCATCGCCGCAACGATATGTTTTTGATGCTTAGCGGTTATCTTATGGGGTTAGGGTTGTATTCGTTTTATTTAATTTGCGGGTGGGTCGTGGTCACGTGGATCTGGCATTGCACGCGAATTGTCTATTTATCGAACGATAGTAGCTTGTCAAAAGAAAGAAATTAA